Part of the Haliaeetus albicilla chromosome 28, bHalAlb1.1, whole genome shotgun sequence genome, AAAAAAATAGTTTCGAAACGTAAACTGTTTAGTGATTTAGGTCTGCAGTTCGATTTACAAGTGCAAAACAAATCTTTTCCTGCCCCATCCTAGCTTCCTGCTGAGGCGAACAGCCGGGTAGCAAGCGAAAACCAACCCCGCCCCTCCCCTGTGCTTCCCCTCCCACGTAGGCGCACACAGGGACGCGGAAAACAAAGCGTTAAGTACCGGCtacaaaactgtttaaaaacaatggaGTAAATTATCAAGTCTCTAAGTACTTACGCTGCCTTGAGGCAATGTCCGTTCTCAAAGGAGCGAACGATCTCCCCAGCATTGCAGCGATAACGATTAGAGCAGCACCGAGAGCTGCTCCTAATGCGGGGAAGTTCCTCCCACTCACGGCGCACACTTCACCAGCTGCCCTATGACAGAGACTCGAAAACTGTTAAGCTATGTCCGCTCTGTACTCccgatatatatatataaactccCTTATTTCAGCCCTTTTTGAGATAATTTGGGTGGCTCTTAAAAGAGCCGTTGGGTTTAAATGCGGAGCAAGAGGTTTCTTCCACGGGGGCTTACTTCTTCTTGGGCGCCGCCTTCTTCGCCTTAGCCGCTTTGGGCTTGGCCGCCTTGGGCTTGGCTGCTTTGGGCTTCACCGCCTTCGCCTTGGCCGGGCTCTTCGCCGCTGCCGCCGCTTTTTTGGGCTTGGCAGCCTTGGTCGCCTTCTTGGGGCTCTTGGCCGCTTTCTTGGCCGCGGCGACCGCCGGCTTCTTCGCTTTCTTGGGGCTCTTCTTCGCTGTCACCGCTTTCTTGGGCTTCTTGGCGGCGCCGGCGGGCTTCTTGGCCGCCGGCTTCTTGGGCTTGGCGGCGGCTGCCCGCTTCTTGGGGGCTTTTTCCTTCACCTCGCCGGGCTTTTTGCTGAGACGGAAGGAGCCGGAGGCGCCGGTGCCCTTGGTCTGCACCAGGGTGCCCTTGCTGACCAGGCTCTTGAGCCCCAGCTTGATCCGGCTGTTGTTCTTCTCCACGTCGTAGCCGCCAGCGGCCAGCGCCTTCTTGAGCGCGGCGAGCGAGAGCCCCTTGCGCTCCTTGGAGGCAGACACGGCCTTGGTGATCAGCTCGGTGACGCTGGGGCCCGCCGGCTTGCGGGCTTTTGAGCCGCTCGCTGCCTTCTTGGGCTTCTTGGCGGCGGCCttggcggcgggggccggggcggcggcggcgggcgctgcctcAGCAGCGGGGGCGGGAGCGACCTCGGACATGGTGGTGCTGCGCGGACGGAGCGCGGCGGCTGCAGTACCCGCCGCGGCGCCCCCATTTATAGCAGCGCGGCGAGCGCTGATTGGTGCGTTGCCgagcccgccccgccccgccgccccgcgctcTGCCGCTCGGCTtgtgtttcttccttctcaaaAAAGTGTGTTTTCCGTAAAAAAACCGCGACCGCGGCACCCCGTTTCTTAGCATTCTTGCTGGGGACATAAGATATTTTTATCTTTCGGCGTTTCTTTTGGCTGAGAGTTAAAATGAGTTTCAGGCAAGGCAATAATCCCCGAGTTTGGGGATCGCACACGGAGTCGGACgatgagatttttatttttccttttgaattaaAGCTTTGCTTCCGACAGCACTGTCACAGTGGCAGCGGATTCATGTTCCCGAGACGGTTTTTCATCACAGTAGTGCAAAATAGAGGTAATCCGGAGACATTTTCTTAGCGTAAATTAGCTTTGAACAGAAGCAAGTAACACAAAGTAGCCACTCAGTTCTGTATCTGGGTTAGGGTTGTTTCCCGTAACGCGGCTtcatctcttaaaaataatgaaacctTTGGACGTAATGCCCTATTTCGCTCTACTCGGAGCTAATAAATAGTAAAAGAAAGACGGTTTTCACCAGAAACGTTAATGTGAAAAAGCTCTTTTAAATCATCAGGTACCTTCAATATCTCATGAGAACATCGAGAAGTTCTTTCATTGTTTCCCTCAGTTTTCTGCGTCcctgtattaatattttaataaactatattccctttttcttctccaaaagaATTCTTTTGATTAAGCACAATACATCAAGACATTAATTTGTATGTTCTTATTTTAAGATagagtttatttttctgcttactTACACTGGACTTCAGGTATTTTGTCAGCCAGAATCAGCAgttgtgcaaaaaaaccccaaaatatggtgtacatgttttctttatgaaaaacagAGGTAAGGCTGCAGgcatttctttaataaaataatataaaacaagTGGCTTAATCAAACAATTTTGTCCTCAGAACTGCTGAGATAAACTAGGGCATGGCTTTTTCCAATCCGTATGAGTTTTGTGATGTGAGATAAACTGAATATacataaaatgattttttcttGGGATGAGTTGGATAGAGGATTGTCATGTTCAAAAATATGTAGTACAATGTGGGAAAGGAGACCCTGGTGATTAGTTCATTTGGCTTCTtccactttttctttcactaaTGTAATATCACACACCATCTTGTAGAGTTCTGGTGAGGGAGAGATCAGTTTTAAGAGCTTGTCAGTGGTGCCAATTTAGCATGACTAGGATGCACCTGAAGTGTGAGAAACTGCCAAGAGTAGCATTTCAGAGGGGCTTCTGTCTAGAGAAGACAAAACATCAGAATAACATCATATGCGAGAGTATAAAAAAGAGAAGATCATGTGGATTTGGAGCCAATGTCTGTACTGATGTTATATTTCATGGTGGTTTCACCTGCTGACCCCACTGTGGATTGCGGGTTGTGAACTACATTGTCACGGAAGTGAATCTGCTGGGAAGGACACATACCTTCGAGGAGAAAGTTCTGGCGGTTAGTTCAGTAGCATACAGATTTCCTTCAAATTCTGTATCTTAGTCCGTTCTATTCACTCATGTCAGAGTCAGGCTACTAGTAGCTTTACCTCAATTCTTTTGATCcttttgcaaatgcattttcctgGGTTTAGGCTAGGCCTCTATCCTTCTTCCAAACACCTAATGTAGCAGCACAGTCCTGGAGCAGTGTATATGCTTTCCTAAAAGCTCATTTTTCTGGTCCTCCAACTTTTGACCATATATCTGGACTTCTGACCATATATCTGGActtcttaattttgttttttacacTCATAGACAGTTAGTTCTATGCTCAGCAAAGGTGGAAATGCAAAGGGATCTTGCAAATGTTATCAggtggagaagaggaaggaggaaataattttataagTGCCCTTTAATTCCTTTAATTTAATGGGcaaccttattttaaaaaagttaattacttatttcaaatattatcttgaagaaaaaaagattttaacctttttttttctgatatgaAGCTTTGTACGATGATGTATTCAGTAAAAACAGACAGACTTCTGCCTCctatttttccctgaaaaaaaaaaatagtcaagcaaacagaacatttattaaaatacaaaaggtaGAAGGTACTGCTCACAGTGGACTGGGATATTTGGATGTGACAGAAATTTTTCAGATCTTCAGTCAGAAATGCAAGGACTCATTTTTCTCCTACTCTGGTATTGGATAAATGCTTTCATGAACATCTTTCTTTTGAGCCCATGTGACTCGGTGCcctgtagaatcatagaatggtttgggttgaagGGACCTTCGAAGATTACTGAGACCAACCCCCCCTTgtcatgggcagggacaccttccactagaccaggctgctcaaagccccatccaacctggccttgaacactgccacTGACAGGGCATcaacaacttctctgggcaacttgttccagtgtgTTCCACCACTTTTGTCAtcaaaaatttcttccttagaaccactctaaatctaccctctttcagtttaaaaccattgccccttgccTGTCATTACAGGCCCTGGTGAAAAGTCTTTCTCTGTCTTATTCTTATAAGCACCCTTCATATagtgaaaggctgcaataatgTCTTgcctcagccttttcttcttcaggctgaaaaaccccaactctctgAGCTTTTATTCATGTGAAAGAGAGGTGTcccttgagggacaccactcattaCTGGTTTCCATTTGGATATTGGGCCACTGACTATAACTCTTTGGTGCAACCACCCggccaattccttatccagcAGTCCATCTATCAAATCCATACCTCTCGTCTATCACCTCCCTGTCTTCCATATACTCCGACAtagcttccaggaggatctgctctaTGATCTTACCAGATcactgaggtgaggctgactggtcaGTAGTTCCCAGTGTCCTCCTTTTTACCTGTTCCCTGTTATAAAAGGATATcacaccattttttaaaatgggtgTAACATTCCCTTTCTCCAGTCACTGGGGatttcacctgactgccatgacttttcaaatattatggagagtggcttggcaactacatctgccaattccctcaggaaaactgagacaaaaaaattgctaagtacctcagccttctctgtgTCAGTTGTCACTAGATCTCCCGTCTTATTTATTGGGGGGTACATTTTCTGTAG contains:
- the LOC138682432 gene encoding LOW QUALITY PROTEIN: histone H1.11L-like (The sequence of the model RefSeq protein was modified relative to this genomic sequence to represent the inferred CDS: inserted 1 base in 1 codon), translated to MGAPRRVLQPPRXRPRSTTMSEVAPAPAAEAAPAAAAPAPAAKAAAKKPKKAASGSKARKPAGPSVTELITKAVSASKERKGLSLAALKKALAAGGYDVEKNNSRIKLGLKSLVSKGTLVQTKGTGASGSFRLSKKPGEVKEKAPKKRAAAAKPKKPAAKKPAGAAKKPKKAVTAKKSPKKAKKPAVAAAKKAAKSPKKATKAAKPKKAAAAAKSPAKAKAVKPKAAKPKAAKPKAAKAKKAAPKKK